The Candidatus Methylomirabilis sp. genome contains a region encoding:
- the secF gene encoding protein translocase subunit SecF, with protein MIEILGKTTIDFVSWRRIAFAVSTVLCLLGVVAIVQIGRGAANLGIDFAGGTSVQLKFSKPVDLGQVRTLLTESGLKDSEPQQFAGGDRIMVRLKRAEGSQAGMAQRVQDIFSKGLPDNPFVVEGTNEVGPAIGKDLQKAALWAIAISMLGIIAYIAWRFEFKFGVAAAIATLHDILAVLGFFYVLNAEITLLIVTALLTLAGYSLTDTVVVFDRIRENLRGRRKESLGDVINMSINEVLSRTIVTSLTVLLVLLALFILGGEVLHDFSLALIAGVCIGTYSSWFVASPIVYEWRTWERAKLKAPPAKAKAKG; from the coding sequence ATGATTGAGATTCTCGGTAAGACAACGATCGATTTTGTCTCTTGGCGGAGGATTGCGTTCGCAGTTTCCACTGTTCTCTGCCTCCTGGGAGTTGTCGCGATCGTTCAGATCGGGCGAGGCGCGGCGAATCTCGGGATTGACTTTGCCGGCGGTACCTCTGTTCAGCTTAAATTCAGTAAGCCGGTGGATCTTGGCCAAGTCCGGACGCTGCTGACGGAGAGCGGCCTGAAGGACAGTGAGCCCCAGCAATTTGCCGGTGGAGACCGCATCATGGTTCGCTTGAAGCGGGCGGAGGGCAGCCAGGCAGGAATGGCTCAGCGGGTACAGGATATCTTTTCGAAAGGATTGCCTGATAATCCGTTTGTGGTGGAGGGGACGAACGAGGTCGGGCCGGCCATCGGGAAGGATCTTCAAAAAGCCGCTCTGTGGGCCATCGCCATTTCCATGCTCGGCATCATCGCTTATATCGCCTGGCGCTTTGAGTTCAAGTTCGGGGTGGCAGCGGCCATCGCCACCCTACATGATATCCTAGCTGTTCTGGGGTTTTTTTATGTGTTAAACGCGGAGATCACCCTCCTCATTGTCACCGCCTTGCTTACCCTCGCCGGCTATTCGTTGACAGATACCGTGGTGGTCTTCGACCGAATCCGTGAGAATCTTCGAGGCCGACGGAAAGAATCGCTGGGAGACGTCATCAACATGAGCATCAATGAGGTCTTGAGCCGGACTATCGTGACGTCGCTCACGGTCCTCCTGGTCTTACTCGCCCTCTTCATACTGGGTGGGGAGGTGCTCCATGATTTTTCCCTTGCGCTGATCGCCGGTGTCTGCATTGGTACCTACTCTTCCTGGTTTGTCGCCTCCCCCATTGTGTATGAGTGGCGTACGTGGGAGCGAGCCAAACTGAAAGCTCCCCCCGCCAAGGCTAAAGCCAAGGGATAA
- the secD gene encoding protein translocase subunit SecD has translation MNKSVTWKFLSLLLVTVIAGYYLFPTLSGRSSLPSLLPPLLPRAERLNLGLDLQGGMHLVLEVVTEKAVENTVDRLIAELRRETEKEKILVEQMTREGNDRIRIRLQAKEGLEGLRRILKSYSNLQQSGGADPAELTLSLTSSEVKRIQESALRQSLETIRNRVDQFGVSEPHIVQEGDRRIVVQLPGIKEPQRAINLIGKTALLEFKLVAEDANIAEAVAGKVPEGDELLYVRRMEEGEKVSKTPLVVQKRAILTGDLLTSAQVQIDSQTNAPVVSIAFDQEGTRLFGEATAANVGRRLAIVLDDTIYSAPAIREKIPGGKAQISGSFTMEEARDLAIVLRAGALPAPVNIISNLTVGPSLGLDSIEKGVRAAILGGVLVIAFMAIYYRLSGVIANFALLLNLIWLVGALASLRATLTLPGIAGIILGIGMAVDSNVLILERIREELRLGKAVRSAIDGGYDKAFLTIIDSHVTTLITAFALFLFGTGPVKGFAVTLSLGVIFNLVTALTGTRVIYDWMTRRWHLKTLSI, from the coding sequence ATGAATAAAAGCGTGACATGGAAGTTCCTCTCCCTTCTGCTGGTGACGGTCATAGCCGGTTACTACCTCTTTCCCACGCTATCCGGCCGGTCGTCACTCCCCTCGCTATTGCCGCCGTTGCTTCCACGGGCTGAGCGACTCAATCTTGGCCTCGACCTGCAGGGGGGGATGCACCTGGTGCTGGAGGTTGTGACCGAGAAGGCGGTAGAAAATACCGTTGACCGGCTGATTGCCGAATTACGTCGGGAAACCGAGAAGGAGAAGATCCTCGTCGAGCAGATGACTCGCGAGGGAAACGACCGGATCAGGATCAGGCTTCAGGCGAAGGAGGGTCTGGAGGGCTTGCGCCGAATCCTGAAGAGCTATAGCAACCTACAACAGTCCGGTGGTGCTGATCCGGCTGAACTCACACTGAGCCTCACATCGAGCGAAGTAAAGCGGATCCAGGAGTCCGCCCTCCGACAAAGCCTGGAAACCATCCGGAATCGCGTCGATCAGTTCGGCGTATCCGAGCCTCACATCGTACAGGAAGGGGACCGGCGGATCGTAGTTCAGCTCCCAGGCATCAAGGAGCCGCAGCGGGCGATCAATCTGATCGGCAAGACCGCCCTTCTGGAGTTTAAGCTGGTGGCGGAGGATGCCAATATTGCTGAGGCAGTGGCGGGAAAGGTCCCGGAGGGCGACGAGCTTCTCTACGTACGTCGTATGGAGGAGGGGGAAAAGGTCAGCAAGACCCCCCTTGTCGTGCAGAAGCGGGCCATCTTGACGGGTGATCTGCTCACCTCGGCTCAGGTGCAGATCGATAGCCAGACCAATGCGCCGGTGGTCTCGATAGCCTTTGATCAGGAGGGCACCCGTCTCTTTGGCGAGGCCACGGCGGCCAACGTCGGCCGACGCCTGGCCATCGTTCTGGATGACACCATCTATTCGGCGCCGGCCATCAGGGAGAAGATCCCAGGCGGCAAGGCCCAGATCTCCGGAAGCTTCACCATGGAGGAGGCCAGGGACCTGGCGATCGTGCTGCGAGCCGGCGCGCTTCCTGCGCCTGTCAATATCATTTCGAATCTGACGGTTGGCCCATCCTTGGGTCTGGACTCCATTGAAAAGGGTGTGCGGGCTGCGATTCTGGGCGGCGTCCTCGTCATTGCCTTCATGGCAATCTACTACAGGTTGTCTGGTGTCATCGCGAATTTTGCGCTGCTCTTGAATCTTATCTGGTTGGTGGGAGCGCTGGCCAGCCTCAGGGCGACGCTGACGCTGCCTGGTATTGCGGGCATCATCCTTGGGATCGGGATGGCGGTAGACTCGAACGTGTTGATCCTGGAGCGGATCCGTGAAGAGCTCCGATTAGGCAAGGCAGTCCGGTCGGCCATCGACGGTGGCTACGATAAAGCATTCCTCACCATTATCGACTCCCACGTGACGACGCTGATTACCGCGTTTGCATTGTTTTTGTTTGGGACGGGGCCGGTGAAAGGGTTCGCGGTCACCCTGAGCCTCGGGGTGATCTTCAACTTGGTGACCGCCTTGACGGGGACCAGGGTGATCTACGATTGGATGACTCGGCGGTGGCACCTGAAAACACTTAGTATCTAA
- a CDS encoding D-sedoheptulose 7-phosphate isomerase, with product MEPGTSHSYRDIAEAVFRESAGLQLAFLEGHLDLVVRTAVTIAGVLRAGRKILVFGNGGSAADAQHLAGELVNHFLLDRPALPAIALTTDGSILTSISNDREFAQVFARQIEALGSAGDVAIGISTSGQSPSVVCGIETAGKMQLCTVAFTGGDGGKLAGLADYAFVVPSQSTPRIQEVHATLGHALCQLVETELFGTS from the coding sequence ATGGAACCTGGAACCTCTCATTCGTATCGAGACATCGCCGAGGCGGTATTCCGTGAGAGCGCCGGGCTCCAGCTTGCCTTCCTGGAAGGCCACCTGGACCTGGTGGTCCGAACGGCGGTAACCATTGCGGGGGTCCTGCGGGCCGGACGGAAGATCCTGGTCTTCGGTAACGGCGGAAGTGCCGCCGACGCCCAGCATCTCGCCGGCGAGCTTGTGAACCATTTCCTGCTCGATCGGCCTGCGCTGCCTGCTATCGCCCTGACGACCGACGGTTCTATTCTGACCAGCATCAGTAATGATCGGGAGTTCGCTCAGGTCTTTGCCCGCCAGATTGAAGCCTTGGGCTCTGCCGGCGATGTTGCTATCGGGATCAGCACGAGCGGTCAATCTCCCAGTGTCGTGTGCGGGATAGAAACGGCAGGCAAGATGCAGCTCTGTACCGTCGCGTTCACCGGCGGGGATGGGGGAAAGCTCGCCGGGCTGGCAGACTATGCATTCGTGGTCCCCTCCCAATCAACACCCAGGATCCAGGAGGTCCACGCGACACTCGGTCACGCCCTCTGTCAACTGGTTGAGACCGAGCTGTTCGGCACATCGTAG
- a CDS encoding D-alanyl-D-alanine carboxypeptidase family protein, translating to MERGKRWIALVAFSIFLAASMPVWARSSRPARSREDLTLPSTSELSVQHAQTGHPADPPVPTRQTGRWSATSDLGWFLTDPDQLSAASAILMDADTGAILFARHHMEQRSPASTTKIMTALLILEEGRLDDKVVISERAAAVTGTGLGLRRGQRVVLRDLLWAILLKSANDAALAAAEHVGGSEEGFVEKMNAKANSLGMQGTHFANPHGLDNPDHYSTAHDLAILARQALRNPTFARMVQTREARLAILTGRNGKVVKRKELRTHNQLLGQFFGADGVKTGYTERAGRCLVASATRGDHRLIAVLLNDSRRWAEAAALLEYGFAALGGVAPSLGVSDGGSADTPKGEGG from the coding sequence GTGGAAAGAGGGAAGAGATGGATTGCTCTTGTCGCGTTCAGTATCTTCCTTGCCGCCAGTATGCCGGTCTGGGCGAGGTCTTCGCGTCCCGCAAGGAGTCGAGAAGATCTTACCCTCCCGTCGACATCGGAACTGTCCGTACAGCACGCGCAAACAGGTCATCCCGCGGACCCGCCTGTGCCGACACGGCAGACAGGACGCTGGAGCGCCACCTCTGATCTCGGCTGGTTTCTGACCGATCCTGATCAGTTGAGTGCAGCGTCAGCGATCCTGATGGATGCCGATACAGGCGCGATCCTGTTTGCCAGACATCACATGGAGCAGCGTTCCCCGGCCAGCACAACAAAGATCATGACGGCGCTCCTCATCCTGGAGGAGGGGCGGCTTGATGACAAGGTGGTGATCAGTGAACGAGCGGCTGCCGTTACGGGAACCGGATTGGGACTGAGACGCGGCCAGCGAGTTGTACTCAGAGACCTGTTGTGGGCGATCCTGCTCAAATCCGCGAATGATGCCGCATTGGCGGCGGCCGAGCACGTCGGTGGGAGCGAAGAGGGATTTGTCGAGAAGATGAATGCAAAGGCAAACTCTCTCGGGATGCAGGGAACCCATTTCGCCAATCCTCACGGGCTTGACAACCCGGATCACTACTCGACCGCCCATGACTTAGCGATTCTCGCCCGCCAGGCCTTACGTAATCCGACATTCGCCCGCATGGTGCAGACCCGAGAGGCTCGGCTCGCTATCCTGACGGGGCGGAACGGAAAGGTGGTAAAGCGGAAGGAGCTTCGAACGCACAATCAACTTCTCGGGCAGTTCTTCGGTGCGGACGGCGTCAAGACCGGCTATACCGAACGGGCCGGTCGCTGCCTTGTGGCGTCGGCCACGCGGGGCGATCATCGACTGATCGCTGTACTGCTCAACGATTCCCGTCGATGGGCCGAGGCCGCAGCGCTGCTGGAGTATGGTTTTGCCGCCCTCGGCGGCGTGGCGCCTAGCCTTGGTGTTTCCGATGGGGGCTCCGCCGACACGCCGAAAGGCGAAGGGGGTTAA